One window of the Acidimicrobiia bacterium genome contains the following:
- a CDS encoding helix-turn-helix domain-containing protein, with product MTHDVETRRLAPAPDRQARTRRTRAAVVEAARSLFLERGYSATTIEAISERSDTPQATVYRLFSSKIGILKAVLDVSVVGDDEAVAMLDRPHVRALLSDQEPKHQLAEFAALVRDVMDRVASVHRTLAEAARADEDAASLLAEIARQRQEGQRRIARSLARSNALQPDLRERDAADLIYTFASPEVYCLLVFDRSWSGERYEQWLRRILVEQLLK from the coding sequence GTGACCCACGATGTCGAGACCCGGCGCTTGGCCCCAGCGCCAGATCGTCAGGCCCGCACCCGCCGCACTCGGGCTGCCGTCGTCGAGGCCGCCCGCAGCCTCTTCCTGGAGCGCGGATACTCGGCGACGACCATCGAGGCGATCAGCGAGCGCTCGGACACTCCCCAGGCGACCGTGTACCGCCTGTTCTCATCCAAGATCGGCATCCTCAAGGCGGTGCTCGACGTGTCCGTAGTCGGAGACGACGAAGCGGTCGCGATGTTGGACCGCCCGCACGTTCGCGCACTGCTCTCCGATCAAGAACCGAAGCACCAGCTCGCGGAGTTCGCAGCACTCGTCCGGGACGTCATGGATCGCGTGGCATCAGTGCACCGGACGCTGGCCGAAGCGGCGAGGGCCGACGAAGACGCAGCCTCGCTGCTCGCGGAGATCGCCCGCCAACGTCAAGAAGGTCAGCGACGCATTGCCCGGTCACTCGCTCGCTCCAACGCCCTACAACCGGACCTTCGAGAGCGTGACGCCGCAGACCTCATCTACACGTTTGCGTCTCCGGAGGTGTACTGCCTCCTGGTCTTCGATCGAAGCTGGAGCGGAGAGCGCTACGAGCAGTGGCTACGCCGCATTCTCGTCGAGCAACTTCTCAAGTAG
- a CDS encoding PQQ-binding-like beta-propeller repeat protein, whose amino-acid sequence MAWSAPCVCGTFEPANRPLVAGGLVYALNGYTTAPYSLSLRALDASSGQLRWSTPLGTSDFGDYLAGVANGLVYVAVPTGAARVVAVDATSGKLRWQMTPPAPGSGAVSLSVPVVDGPLAFVAASANGGSEISAIDAGGGVAWSATPGGDVVSESLTADPGRTLYVVSRLRFTAPPGGSITLLTGYAERDGTVQSSVSVQVDNVTDVVFAGFSNGLVYGAQSPTHGLDGVAFAVHPDTGALAWSTGRPSGTGDYVVESAITPTVVLINHPYGVTARDPTSGAVRWQVTDSTAEAVAGDLVIFWQGNIRRLSDGTLVATAPGIGEQPVERTPAAGHIYTSTSSHVYALAP is encoded by the coding sequence GTGGCGTGGTCGGCGCCATGCGTGTGCGGGACTTTCGAACCTGCGAACCGGCCGCTGGTCGCGGGCGGGCTGGTCTACGCCTTGAATGGTTACACGACGGCGCCGTATTCGCTGTCGTTGCGTGCACTCGACGCGTCGAGCGGCCAGTTGCGGTGGTCGACGCCGCTGGGTACGAGCGACTTCGGGGACTATCTGGCGGGAGTAGCGAACGGGCTGGTGTACGTGGCGGTGCCGACGGGCGCGGCTCGGGTCGTGGCCGTCGACGCAACCAGCGGAAAGTTGCGCTGGCAGATGACGCCCCCCGCGCCCGGGAGTGGCGCGGTCTCGCTGAGTGTGCCTGTCGTCGATGGTCCGCTCGCCTTCGTCGCGGCGTCGGCGAATGGCGGCAGCGAGATCTCGGCGATCGACGCCGGCGGCGGTGTGGCCTGGTCCGCCACACCAGGTGGAGACGTCGTGAGTGAGAGCCTGACCGCCGATCCCGGTCGCACCCTCTATGTCGTGTCCCGATTGCGGTTCACCGCACCTCCCGGCGGCAGCATCACGCTGTTAACCGGCTACGCCGAGCGCGACGGCACCGTGCAGTCGTCGGTGTCCGTCCAAGTGGACAACGTCACCGACGTTGTGTTCGCGGGGTTCTCCAATGGGCTCGTGTACGGCGCGCAGTCGCCGACCCATGGCCTCGACGGCGTCGCCTTCGCGGTCCATCCCGATACTGGGGCCCTGGCTTGGTCGACCGGCCGACCATCCGGGACGGGTGACTACGTGGTCGAGAGTGCCATCACCCCTACCGTGGTCCTCATCAACCATCCGTACGGGGTCACTGCACGCGACCCGACCTCTGGGGCGGTGCGCTGGCAGGTGACGGACTCCACGGCCGAAGCCGTCGCCGGCGACCTCGTGATCTTCTGGCAGGGCAACATCCGCCGCCTCAGCGACGGAACGCTCGTCGCCACCGCACCCGGCATCGGCGAGCAGCCGGTAGAGCGCACTCCCGCCGCCGGTCACATCTACACATCGACGAGTAGCCATGTATACGCGCTCGCACCATGA
- a CDS encoding maleylpyruvate isomerase family mycothiol-dependent enzyme, producing MDEIVAALAAQQDELDGILRHATDADWDAPTPCPGWTVSDVVLHLAQTDELALASAEGRIAEAAASWTGADGAGTVDDRAGALVAQERGAPPQQVLERWRAGASAVRHAFETVDPSARLTWVAGRLAARTLATTRLCETWIHTGDVAEALGVARAPGPQLEQIARLAWRTLPYAFARDGKKLAGPVAVELTAPDGGRWVFGDPSTATTTVRGAATEFCEVAARRRDSAASGLTATGPDAQNVLGLVRTYA from the coding sequence GTGGACGAGATCGTGGCCGCGCTGGCGGCGCAGCAGGACGAGCTGGACGGGATACTCCGCCACGCCACCGATGCCGACTGGGACGCCCCGACGCCGTGTCCAGGATGGACGGTCTCCGACGTCGTGCTGCACCTGGCGCAGACCGACGAGCTGGCGCTGGCGAGCGCAGAGGGCCGCATCGCCGAGGCCGCAGCCAGCTGGACCGGCGCAGACGGGGCCGGCACCGTCGATGACCGCGCCGGGGCGCTCGTAGCCCAGGAGCGCGGCGCCCCACCTCAGCAGGTCCTGGAGCGCTGGCGGGCGGGCGCCTCCGCCGTGCGCCACGCCTTCGAGACCGTCGACCCGAGCGCACGACTGACGTGGGTCGCGGGCCGGCTCGCGGCACGAACGCTCGCGACGACGCGCCTGTGCGAGACGTGGATCCACACCGGCGACGTCGCGGAGGCGCTCGGGGTGGCGCGGGCTCCCGGCCCGCAGCTGGAGCAGATCGCGCGGCTGGCCTGGCGAACGCTGCCGTACGCCTTTGCCCGGGACGGGAAGAAGCTCGCGGGGCCAGTCGCCGTCGAGCTCACCGCGCCGGACGGTGGGAGGTGGGTGTTCGGCGACCCCAGCACCGCGACGACGACCGTCCGCGGCGCTGCGACGGAGTTCTGCGAGGTCGCGGCACGGCGCCGCGACTCCGCCGCCAGCGGTCTGACCGCGACGGGACCCGACGCGCAGAACGTGCTTGGCCTCGTCCGCACCTACGCCTGA
- a CDS encoding UBP-type zinc finger domain-containing protein, translating into MTNSAEIDPLVPPSGTGCVECLATDGWWLHLRRCAQCGHIGCCDSSPSQHASQHAASAGHPVVQSFEPGEDWFWNYLTSEAFDGPALRAPAQHPLDQPVPGPRDRVPSDWQRHLH; encoded by the coding sequence ATGACGAACAGCGCCGAGATCGATCCGCTCGTGCCGCCGAGCGGGACGGGTTGCGTCGAGTGCCTCGCCACGGACGGGTGGTGGCTCCATCTGCGCCGCTGCGCCCAATGCGGCCACATCGGCTGCTGTGACTCCTCGCCGTCACAGCACGCCAGCCAGCACGCCGCCAGCGCCGGCCATCCGGTCGTCCAGAGCTTCGAGCCCGGTGAAGACTGGTTCTGGAACTACCTCACCTCGGAGGCCTTTGACGGACCTGCGCTCAGGGCACCCGCACAGCATCCTCTCGATCAGCCCGTACCAGGTCCACGGGATCGTGTGCCGTCAGACTGGCAGCGCCATTTGCATTGA
- a CDS encoding DoxX family membrane protein encodes MILLAGRVLFAVFFANSAYGHFKNHQMMTGYAKQSGVPVPVVAGWPSGAWLAAAALSVAAGIWADLGALMIAAFVIPAAWFLHNFWKVEDPAQRQSQQQSFLRNVTFLGAALALFATFASIDHGLRFAVTGSLLHLT; translated from the coding sequence GTGATCCTGCTGGCGGGCCGCGTGCTGTTCGCCGTGTTCTTCGCCAACTCTGCGTACGGTCACTTCAAGAACCACCAAATGATGACCGGCTACGCCAAGCAGAGCGGCGTTCCCGTCCCGGTGGTCGCCGGGTGGCCCTCCGGCGCCTGGCTCGCGGCGGCTGCCCTCTCCGTCGCGGCCGGGATCTGGGCCGATCTCGGGGCTTTGATGATCGCCGCGTTCGTGATCCCAGCAGCATGGTTCCTCCACAACTTCTGGAAGGTCGAGGACCCAGCCCAGCGCCAGAGCCAACAGCAGAGCTTCCTCAGGAACGTCACGTTTCTCGGCGCAGCCCTCGCGTTGTTCGCCACCTTCGCGTCCATCGATCACGGCCTGCGCTTCGCGGTCACCGGCTCGTTGCTCCACCTGACCTGA
- a CDS encoding pirin family protein: MPAITVDDTLVLPRIPRPDPATSRARPVAKVLTAHRQLEGAGFSVRRPFPGELSMAEADPFLLLDHVGPQVNGPGEAAGAPWHPHRGFETVSYILDGEIAHHDTNGGGGVIGEGDTQWMTAGGGILHDELPTERMYRAGGPSHAVQLWVNLPSALKMTPPRYQAITRDDLLLLTSDDGGALIRLIAGDIAGFTGPGVTHTPITYAHATLAPGAQLSVPWNPAFSAMAYVLTGRGTAGAEGRPVQDGQLVVFGPGDQVVVAAPDRQAEPLDVLLLGGLPIREPIAHYGPFVMNTREQIVEAIDDFQAGRLGVVPADQLAPRKFA, from the coding sequence ATGCCGGCCATCACCGTGGACGACACGCTCGTCCTTCCCCGGATCCCCCGACCCGACCCCGCCACCTCGCGGGCGCGACCGGTCGCGAAGGTCCTGACCGCGCACCGCCAGCTCGAGGGCGCCGGGTTCAGCGTCCGCCGACCCTTCCCGGGCGAGCTCTCGATGGCCGAGGCGGACCCGTTCCTGCTGCTCGACCACGTGGGACCGCAGGTCAACGGGCCCGGGGAGGCGGCCGGGGCCCCGTGGCACCCCCATCGCGGCTTCGAGACCGTGAGCTACATCCTCGACGGCGAGATCGCCCACCACGACACCAACGGCGGCGGCGGCGTGATCGGCGAGGGCGACACGCAGTGGATGACCGCCGGCGGGGGCATCCTGCACGACGAGCTGCCGACGGAGCGGATGTACCGCGCCGGCGGCCCATCGCACGCCGTGCAGCTGTGGGTCAACCTCCCCTCGGCGCTCAAGATGACGCCGCCGCGCTACCAGGCGATCACCCGGGACGACCTGCTCCTCCTCACCTCCGACGACGGCGGTGCGCTGATCCGCCTGATCGCCGGCGACATCGCCGGGTTCACCGGACCCGGCGTCACCCACACCCCCATCACGTACGCGCACGCGACGCTCGCCCCCGGCGCCCAGCTCTCGGTCCCATGGAATCCCGCGTTCAGCGCCATGGCCTACGTCCTGACCGGGCGGGGCACCGCCGGAGCCGAGGGACGACCGGTGCAGGACGGCCAGCTCGTCGTGTTCGGCCCGGGCGACCAGGTCGTCGTCGCGGCCCCCGACCGGCAGGCCGAGCCCCTCGACGTCCTCCTGCTCGGCGGCCTGCCGATCCGCGAGCCGATCGCCCACTACGGGCCATTTGTGATGAACACCCGCGAGCAGATTGTCGAGGCGATCGACGACTTCCAGGCCGGCAGGCTCGGCGTCGTCCCTGCCGACCAGCTCGCGCCGCGGAAGTTCGCGTGA
- a CDS encoding MarR family winged helix-turn-helix transcriptional regulator: MARPRRLDEHQRLLWKSYRDLHQELSSALEAQLLRDAGLSGSEYAVLVELSHTPDGVLRARELGAELGWDRSRLSHLVRRMERRGLVAREDCSEDARGSMVRLTDAGRAAVDGVAPEHSEAIRRYFFNPLSGEELETLTAVFARLRQQLASDRA; the protein is encoded by the coding sequence GTGGCGAGACCCCGGCGGCTGGACGAGCACCAGCGCCTCCTCTGGAAGTCCTACCGCGACCTACACCAGGAGCTCTCCAGCGCGCTGGAGGCCCAGCTGCTTCGAGACGCCGGCCTGTCGGGGTCCGAGTACGCGGTCCTCGTCGAGCTGTCCCACACCCCCGACGGCGTGCTGCGGGCTCGTGAGCTCGGCGCGGAGCTCGGCTGGGATCGCAGTCGCCTCTCGCATCTCGTGCGAAGGATGGAGAGGCGTGGCCTCGTCGCCCGCGAGGACTGCTCGGAGGACGCCCGGGGCTCGATGGTGCGCCTGACCGACGCCGGGCGGGCCGCCGTCGACGGCGTCGCTCCCGAGCATTCGGAGGCCATCCGGCGCTACTTCTTCAATCCGCTGTCGGGTGAGGAGCTCGAGACGCTCACGGCCGTGTTCGCCCGTCTGCGGCAGCAGCTCGCGTCCGACCGGGCGTGA
- a CDS encoding DapH/DapD/GlmU-related protein produces the protein MVRGTAHLGEGSLLAEGAVIRSGGSGVAVGTGSAVLENSVVVGSTTIPTTIGRRTVFGHRCLVIGATVGDLCEVGNASILMPGARLGDRVFLGEGTVVPAGATVPSDVVAVGRPARVVRSASADDVRRLTALRDGDLSLPLQTAIVVEPTEERAVMGQLYEYRGILPSVAASAVLFPTTEITGDVVVGERTIIGAGVKIIGDSHGPVRIGDDVQILENTVLHLLPDNDLVIEDGVVVGPGAMVHGCRIGTGSVIEPGAIVCDGSVLGAGCVVRAGAVVKQRSRFGPSTDIDGLPAVDVGHLSERPELPTWALRRDELPVPAPSGPVG, from the coding sequence GTGGTCCGCGGAACCGCACACCTGGGCGAAGGGTCCCTGCTCGCCGAAGGAGCCGTCATCCGCTCCGGCGGCAGCGGCGTCGCCGTCGGGACCGGGTCGGCCGTGCTCGAGAACTCGGTGGTCGTGGGCTCCACCACGATCCCGACGACCATCGGGCGTCGGACCGTGTTCGGCCACCGCTGCCTCGTGATCGGTGCCACCGTGGGCGACCTCTGTGAGGTCGGGAACGCCTCGATCCTCATGCCCGGGGCCCGGCTCGGGGATCGGGTGTTCCTCGGCGAGGGCACGGTGGTTCCGGCCGGGGCGACGGTGCCAAGCGATGTCGTCGCCGTCGGCCGACCGGCGCGCGTCGTGCGATCGGCGTCGGCGGACGATGTCCGTCGCCTCACCGCGCTGCGCGACGGCGACCTCTCCCTCCCACTCCAGACGGCGATCGTCGTCGAACCGACCGAGGAGCGAGCCGTGATGGGCCAGCTGTACGAGTACCGAGGCATCCTGCCGAGTGTGGCGGCGTCGGCGGTGCTGTTTCCGACCACGGAGATCACGGGCGACGTCGTCGTCGGGGAGCGCACGATCATTGGCGCCGGCGTGAAGATCATCGGCGACTCTCACGGGCCCGTGCGGATCGGCGACGACGTCCAGATCCTCGAGAACACCGTCTTGCACCTGCTCCCGGACAACGACCTCGTCATCGAGGACGGCGTGGTCGTAGGGCCCGGCGCCATGGTCCACGGGTGTCGCATCGGCACGGGCTCCGTCATCGAGCCAGGAGCGATCGTCTGTGACGGCAGCGTGCTCGGCGCCGGCTGTGTCGTGCGCGCGGGCGCGGTGGTGAAGCAGCGCTCGCGCTTCGGGCCCAGCACCGACATCGACGGCCTCCCAGCCGTCGACGTCGGTCACCTCTCGGAGCGGCCCGAGCTCCCGACGTGGGCGCTGCGACGCGACGAGCTTCCGGTTCCGGCGCCGAGCGGACCTGTCGGGTGA